The Paraburkholderia largidicola DNA segment TACAAGATCGCCAACCCGACCATACTCGCGCGCATTCCGCGCGAAGAACTCGAAGCGCTATTGACGGGTTACGGTTACAAGCCGTGGTTCGTCGAAGGCGACGAGCCCGAGAAGATGCATCAGCAGATGGCGGCGACGCTGGACGAGTGCATCGACGAGATTCGTGCGATCCAGCAACGTGCGCGTCAGGAAGGCCATATTCAGCGGCCACGCTGGCCGATGATCGTGCTCCGGTCGCCGAAGGGCTGGACAGGGCCGCGCGAATTCGGCGGACACAAGATAGAGGGCTCGTGGCGGGCGCACCAGGTGCCCGTCGCCGATCCGGCGAGCAACAGCAAGAGTCTGAAGCTCGTCGAGGAATGGCTGCGCAGCTACGAGCCGGAAAAACTCTTCGACGAAACGGGGCGGCTGGTTCCCGAGTTGCGCGCGCTCGCGCCCGAAGGGCCGCGGCGCATCAGCGCCAATCCGCATGCGAACGGCGGAGCGTTGTGCAAGGCGCTGGATCTGCCGGACTTCGCCGGATACGCCGTCGACGTCGGCAAGCCCGCTACGAGCTACGTGTCGCCCACGGACGTGCTCGGCCAGTTTCTGCGCGACGTCATGCGCCGCAATATGACGAGCTTTCGCGTATTCGGCCCCGACGAAACCGCCAGCAACAAACTCACGGCGATTTACGAAGCATCGCAGAAGACGTGGCTCGCGCAGATCGTCGAATCGGATAGCGACGGCGGCGATCTGTCCGCCGATGGCCGCGTGATGGAAATGCTGAGCGAGCATACGCTGGAAGGCTGGCTCGAAGGCTACACGCTGACGGGGCGGCACGGCCTCTTTGCGACGTACGAAGCATTCGTGCATGTGATCGATTCGATGTTCAACCAGCACGCGAAATGGCTGGAAAAAGCCAAGCGTGAGTTGCGCTGGCGGCAGCCCGTGCCGTCGCTGAATCTGCTGATCACGTCGCTCGTATGGCGTCAGGACCATAACGGCTTTACGCATCAGGACCCGGGTTTTCTGGATGTCGTGACGAACAAGAGTCCCGATGTCGTGCGCATCTATTTACCGCCCGACGCGAACTGCCTGTTGAGCGTCGCCGATCATTGTTTGCGGTCGCGCGACTACGTGAACGTGATCGTCGCCGACAAGCAGCCTCATTTGCAGTACCTGGACATGAAGTCGGCGATTACGCATTGCACGAAAGGCATCGGCATCTGGGACTGGGCATCGACGGATCTGGATCACGAGCCGGATGTGGTGATGGCGAGCGCGGGCGACATTCCGACCATGGAAGCGCTCGCCGCCGTGGAAATCCTCAAAGACCTGTTTCCCGATCTGAAGATCCGTTTCGTGAACGTCGTGGACCTGTTCCGGCTGATGCCCGATTCCGATCATCCGCATGGCTTGTCGGGGCGCGATTTCGATTCGCTGTTCACGACGGACAAGCCGGTGATCTTCAATTTCCACTCGTATGCGTCGCTGGTTCACAAGCTGACGTATCGCCGCACCAATCACGCGAACATTCACGTGCATGGCTATGCGGAGAAGGGCAACATCAATACGCCGCTCGAACTTGCGATCATCAATGGCATCGACCGGTTTTCGCTGGCCATCGACGTGATCGATCGCGTGCATCGTCTGCGCGGCGTCGGCGATCACGCGAAGGAGCGGCTGCGCGATCAGAAGATCCAGCACCTCGACTACGCGCACACCGAGGGTATCGATAGCGAGGCGATCCGCGAGTGGAAGTGGGGCGGATGACGGGGCAGTTGATGATTGGCCGCCCCCAAGGTTGTTTCCCGCAAGCGCCCTATTGATGAGAAACGTGGCGCGGAATGGCGTTTGCTCTGAATGTCATCGCTGACAGTTCACTGACGTTCTTCCCGGGAGGCAATCATGAGCAAAGACGCAATCAAGGCGTCGGCGGCCGATGTTGCAGTCGAAAACACGGCACTCGACGCGATCCAGCTACTCGAAGCGGACCACCGCGTCGCCAGGCAACTGTTCGACGCCTTCGAGAAGGCTGCTGATTCGGATCTCGAAGCGAAGGGCACGCTGGCTCGCCGCGCCTGCGAGGTGCTGACCGTGCACGCGATGATCGAGGAGAAGATCCTGTATCCCGCCGCGCACAAGGCGCTCGACAAGGACGATGAGATCGACGTCGACGAAGCCTACGTCGAGCACTTTCTCGCGAAGACGCTGATCGAAAAGTTCGACTCGCTGAAACCCGGCGATCATGGTTTCGACGCGACGTTCAAGGTGCTGTCGGAGATGGTGCGCCACCATATCGACGAAGAGGAATCGACGCTCTTTCCCGAGCTGCGCGAAAGCAGCGTCAACCTGGTGCGGTTAGGCGAAGAGATGGTGGCAGAGAAAGACAGGCTGATGAAGAAGCTCGATGCTGCGGGAAGCAAACTGGTGGGCGACAACAGCCTGACGTTTCAGCGGTAATGCATGATCGAGCGCCCACGGGCGCTCGAATGCAATCCGGCGAACAGCGTGCTAGCCTGACGGTCCCATGTCAGGAGACTCGCGACGATGGCACGCCTACTTTGCGATATCTGCGGCGTCAGGCCCGCGACCGTACGGCTCGCGGTGTTGCAGAACGGTCAGCGCCAGGTGCTGGATGTGTGCGATTTCCACTACGCGCAGATCACGCGGCATCAACGGTCTATTTCCCCGCTCGAAGCGCTGTTCCGCGCACAGGCGTCGGGCGGGCAAGCGCCGCCGGACGAGTCGCAGCAGCCCGTCGAAGGCACCGAGACCGTCAGCATCGAACAGCATTTCAGCGAGCTTGCGCGCGAGATGCTGCAACGCGCCGCGGAAGCCGCGATTCAATGGGGCCGTCGCGAAGTCGACACCGAACATCTGCTGTATGTACTCGCCGATAACGCAAATGTCGCTGCGATTCTGGAGTCGCTCGGCGTCAAGCCCGCTGACGTGCGCGCGTATATCGAAGCGAACACCGTCAAACGCGACAACGCCCCGCCGCCCGGGCAGGAACGCATCGGCGTGTCGCCGCGCCTGAAGAGCGCGCTCGAGCGTGCGTTCATTGCATCGCGGCAACTCGGCCATAGCTACGTCGGCGCCGAGCATCTGCTGATCGGACTCGCCGAGGTGCCGGAGAGCTTCGCGGGCCAGCTGCTCGCGCGTCTTGGCGTGCAGCCGCAGGCGTTGCGGCGTCAGACGCTGCTCGCGGCGGGAAACGAAGAGAAGACAGCGGCGCCGCCACCGCCTTCGCGCACGCCGAACCTCGACAAGCATAGCCGCGACCTGACGGCGCTGGCACGCGAAGGCGGCCTCGACCCCGTGATCGGCCGATCGAGCGAGATCGAAACGATGGTCGAAGTGCTGGCGCGCCGCCGCAAGAACAACCCGGTGCTGATCGGCGAGCCGGGCGTCGGCAAGACGGCCGTCGTCGAAGGTCTGGCGCAGCGGATGGTCAACGGCGATGTGCCCGAATCGCTGCGCAACAAGCGTCTCGTCGAACTGAACGTGAACTCGATCGTTGCGGGCGCGAAGTTTCGCGGCGAGTTCGAAGAGCGCGTCAAGCAGGTGGTCGATGAAGTGCTCGCGAATCATGATTCGCTGGTGCTGTTCGTCGACGAAGTGCATACGATCGTCGGCGCCGGGCAGGGCGGCAACGAGGGCGGTCTCGACATCGCCAACGTGTTCAAGCCGGCGATGGCACGCGGCGAACTCAACCTGATTGGCGCGACGACGCTCAACGAATACCAGAAGTACATCGAAAAGGACGCTGCGCTCGAACGGCGCTTCCAGCCGGTGCTGATCGCCGAGCCGAGCGTCGTGCAGACCGTCAACATTCTGCGCGGCTTGCGCGACCGGCTCGAGGCGCATCACAAGGTCACGATCCAGGACGATGCGATCGTCGGCGCGGCGGAATTGTCGGACCGCTATATCTCCGGTCGTTTTCTGCCCGACAAGGCGATCGATCTGATCGACCAGGCCGCAGCGCGCGTCAACCTGTCGTCGACGTCGCGTCCCGCCGCCGTGCTCGAACTCGAAGCGGAAATCACGCAGTTGCGCCGCGAGCAGGACTATGCGGCGTCGCGCAAGCAGTTCGACCGCGCGCACTCGCTCGACGGCGAAATCGCCGCGAAAGAGCAGGCATTGCGCGACGAAACGCAGGCATGGCAAAAGAGCGTCGGCACGAATACATCGCATGTGACGGTCACGAACGTCGCCGAGATCGTCGCGCGGCTCACGGGCATTCCCGTCGCGCAGTTGACGGCCGAGGAGAAGCAGCGGCTTCTGAATATGGAGGAGCGTCTGCATCGGCGCGTGATCGGCCAGGACGAAGCCGTCGTGGCCGTCA contains these protein-coding regions:
- a CDS encoding hemerythrin domain-containing protein → MSKDAIKASAADVAVENTALDAIQLLEADHRVARQLFDAFEKAADSDLEAKGTLARRACEVLTVHAMIEEKILYPAAHKALDKDDEIDVDEAYVEHFLAKTLIEKFDSLKPGDHGFDATFKVLSEMVRHHIDEEESTLFPELRESSVNLVRLGEEMVAEKDRLMKKLDAAGSKLVGDNSLTFQR
- a CDS encoding ATP-dependent Clp protease ATP-binding subunit, with amino-acid sequence MARLLCDICGVRPATVRLAVLQNGQRQVLDVCDFHYAQITRHQRSISPLEALFRAQASGGQAPPDESQQPVEGTETVSIEQHFSELAREMLQRAAEAAIQWGRREVDTEHLLYVLADNANVAAILESLGVKPADVRAYIEANTVKRDNAPPPGQERIGVSPRLKSALERAFIASRQLGHSYVGAEHLLIGLAEVPESFAGQLLARLGVQPQALRRQTLLAAGNEEKTAAPPPPSRTPNLDKHSRDLTALAREGGLDPVIGRSSEIETMVEVLARRRKNNPVLIGEPGVGKTAVVEGLAQRMVNGDVPESLRNKRLVELNVNSIVAGAKFRGEFEERVKQVVDEVLANHDSLVLFVDEVHTIVGAGQGGNEGGLDIANVFKPAMARGELNLIGATTLNEYQKYIEKDAALERRFQPVLIAEPSVVQTVNILRGLRDRLEAHHKVTIQDDAIVGAAELSDRYISGRFLPDKAIDLIDQAAARVNLSSTSRPAAVLELEAEITQLRREQDYAASRKQFDRAHSLDGEIAAKEQALRDETQAWQKSVGTNTSHVTVTNVAEIVARLTGIPVAQLTAEEKQRLLNMEERLHRRVIGQDEAVVAVSDAVRRSRAGLQARHRPTAVFLFLGPTGVGKTELAKALAEVVFGDEDAMLRFDMSEYMERHTVARLIGAPPGYVGYDEGGQLTERVRRKPYSVILLDEIEKAHPDVYNVLLQVFDDGRLTDGKGRMVDFSNTLIIATSNLGADVIAGQNRSGPGFLSDAGSVGVESGVMNVLRQHFRPEFLNRIDDIIIFKSLGRDETRHIVRLQLEHVSRLASSQDIELTFDDSIVDHLATEGYRPEFGARELRRQIQQQIENQLAKAMLNGDVKEGMQVVCRYDADRRLVTFEPVAGGKQPVAVVEPQTVK
- a CDS encoding phosphoketolase family protein, with protein sequence MDDTRLQTTPLQADELRNMDRFWRACNYLSAGMIYLRANPLLREPLKPEHIKRRLLGHWGSDPGQSFVLVHLNRVIRQRDLNVIFLSGPGHGAPATLAHSYLEGRYSEIYPDRGETEEGMGRLFKLFSFPGGIGSHCTPETPGSIHEGGELGYSLSHGYGAAFDNPDLIVTVMIGDGEAETGPLATSWHSNKFLNPARDGAVLPVLHLNGYKIANPTILARIPREELEALLTGYGYKPWFVEGDEPEKMHQQMAATLDECIDEIRAIQQRARQEGHIQRPRWPMIVLRSPKGWTGPREFGGHKIEGSWRAHQVPVADPASNSKSLKLVEEWLRSYEPEKLFDETGRLVPELRALAPEGPRRISANPHANGGALCKALDLPDFAGYAVDVGKPATSYVSPTDVLGQFLRDVMRRNMTSFRVFGPDETASNKLTAIYEASQKTWLAQIVESDSDGGDLSADGRVMEMLSEHTLEGWLEGYTLTGRHGLFATYEAFVHVIDSMFNQHAKWLEKAKRELRWRQPVPSLNLLITSLVWRQDHNGFTHQDPGFLDVVTNKSPDVVRIYLPPDANCLLSVADHCLRSRDYVNVIVADKQPHLQYLDMKSAITHCTKGIGIWDWASTDLDHEPDVVMASAGDIPTMEALAAVEILKDLFPDLKIRFVNVVDLFRLMPDSDHPHGLSGRDFDSLFTTDKPVIFNFHSYASLVHKLTYRRTNHANIHVHGYAEKGNINTPLELAIINGIDRFSLAIDVIDRVHRLRGVGDHAKERLRDQKIQHLDYAHTEGIDSEAIREWKWGG